In Rhizophagus irregularis chromosome 12, complete sequence, a single window of DNA contains:
- a CDS encoding translocon subunit, whose protein sequence is MKSWMCIIATNLFTGLFFWINCFQWATDFYISSSLSWAYFRRSYHQTERFFFVTKSPVLVACNSCIKQSLKEDRALFSGAQKLFAMVFAFGQATVSVMTGLYGNPSEIGAGVCLLLIIQLVVAGLISMLLDELLQKGYGLGSGISLFIATNICESIVWKAFSPTTVNTGRGPEFEGAIIALFHLLITRGDKTRALKEAFYRTNLPNIMNLLSTVVVFAIVIYLQGFRVELPVTSNRSRGQRGTYPVKLFYTSNMPIMLQSALTSNIFLISQMLYTRFPDNLLVRFLGVWTPHEGSNQNYASAGLAYYMSPPHSITDSLLDPIHTTIYILFMLTACALFSKTWIEVSGSSPREVAKQLKDQGMTITGHRDTSTYKELKRVIPTAAAFGGACIGALSVLADLLGALGSGTGILLAVTIIYSYFEMFVKEQVAEVISFIIISL, encoded by the exons ATGAAATCGTGGATGTGTATAATTG CAACCAATTTATTCACCGggctttttttttggattaacTGTTTCCAATGGGCT acCGATTTCTACATCTCATCAAGCCTTTCATGGGCATACTTCCGGAGGTCATACCACCAGACCGAAAG GTTCTTTTTCGTCACAAA ATCCCCTGTATTGGTTGCGTGTAATTCTTGCATCAAACAGAG TTTGAAAGAAGATAGAGCGTTGTTTAGTGGTGCTCAAAAACTTTTCGCAATGGTCTTTGCCTTTGGTCAAGCTACTGTGTCCGTAATGACAGGGTTGTACGGTAACCCCTCTGAAATTGGAGCTGGTGTTtgtttattacttattatccAACTTGTTGTTGCCGGTCTTATCTCTATGCTTTTGGACGAACTTTTGCAAAAAGGATATGGACTTGGTTCTGGCATTTCACTTTTTATCGCTACAAACATTTGTGAATCCATTGTTTGGAAGGCATTCAGTCCTACAACTGTTAATACCGGCCGTGGACCTGAATTCGAAGGAGCAATTATTGCTTTATTCCATTTACTTATTACCCGCGGTGATAAAACGCGTGCTTTGAAAGAAGCATTTTACCGAACAAATTTACCGAATATCATGAATTTATTGTCTACTGTGGTTGTTTTCGCTATTGTGATTTATCTTCAAGGTTTCCGGGTTGAACTTCCTGTAACATCTAATCGTTCTCGTGGTCAACGTGGAACTTATCCGGTCAAACTTTTCTACACTTCAAATATGCCTATCATGCTCCAATCTGCTCTCACCTCCAATATTTTCCTTATCTCTCAAATGTTATACACTCGATTCCCGGACAATTTACTTGTTAGATTTCTCGGTGTTTGGACTCCTCATGAGGGTTCAAATCAAAACTATGCATCTGCAGGTCTTGCATATTATATGTCTCCGCCACATAGTATCACAGATTCTCTTTTAGATCCTATTCATAcaacaatatatattttatttatgttaacTGCATGTGCTCTTTTCTCAAAGACTTGGATTGAAGTTTCAGGTTCTTCACCACGTGAAGTTGCAAAACAACTTAAAGATCAGGGTATGACGATTACTGGGCATCGGGATACTTCAACGTATAAGGAATTGAAACGGGTTATTCCTACAGCGGCAGCTTTCGGAGGCGCCTGTATCGGTGCTTTATCCGTTCTTGCCGATTTGCTTG GTGCACTTGGTTCTGGCACTGGTATACTGTTAGCTGTCACTATCATATACTCCTATTTTGAAATGTTTGTTAAAGAACAAGTAGCTGAAG ttatatcatttattattatttccttgTAA